From Medicago truncatula cultivar Jemalong A17 chromosome 7, MtrunA17r5.0-ANR, whole genome shotgun sequence, a single genomic window includes:
- the LOC120577187 gene encoding uncharacterized protein, which produces MNGSKASSSNKGGWIRYSKKFCLCRNVAVIKVAMTEENRNRLFYRCKHEKPEENCGFFLWCEPIGCETETTQKVDSRMMEIDDELDGALADQALKFDAMKKELEGKLAEMKKVMEEEIDTVKKEFGMEILKMSKIL; this is translated from the coding sequence ATGAATGGATCAAAGGCCTCATCAAGCAACAAAGGTGGTTGGATTAGATATTCCAAGAAGTTTTGCTTATGTCGAAATGTAGCTGTTATTAAGGTCGCAATGACTGAGGAAAATCGTAATCGGTTGTTTTACCGTTGCAAGCACGAGAAACCAGAAGAAAATTGTGGATTTTTTCTATGGTGTGAACCTATTGGATGTGAAACAGAAACTACACAAAAGGTGGATAGTAGAATGATGGAGATTGATGATGAATTGGATGGTGCACTAGCTGATCAAGCTTTGAAGTTTGATGCTATGAAGAAAGAACTTGAAGGTAAGTTGGCTGAGATGAAAAAAGTAATGGAGGAAGAGATCGACACTGTGAAGAAGGAATTTGGGATGGAGATTTTAAAAATGAGTAAAATCTTATAA
- the LOC120576853 gene encoding uncharacterized protein, translated as MVQIGQLEKQFSEAKQKLKSETSAFKVVTRRSDLKKRWLFAAKRKAGLGMAKANKKLEEVEKHKAIEMVKLEEQKAFAKDNWNKFVEEKCHADQMSQQLEEVERTVEDLKRKMHELSSLRNQTEMATDIRKKTKSSQCSKVKHLKNNLNVEKLRARHNKLKYKLEASRYSILHHKLGCRKIGFIQLLRHFDVLDESFLPVSGSIQDQTKDWS; from the exons ATGGTTCAGATTGGTCAATTGGAGAAACAATTTAGCgaagcaaaacaaaaattgaaatctgAGACGTCTGCATTTAAAGTGGTGACCAGAAGGTCTGATTTAAAAAAGCGCTGGTTATTTGCAGCGAAAAGAAAAGCCGGGTTAGGAATGGCAAAAGCTAACAAAAAGTTGGAGGAGGTTGAAAAGCACAAAGCCATTGAAATGGTTAAATTAGAGGAGCAGAAGGCGTTTGCAAAAGATAACTGGAACAAGTTTGTGGAAGAGAAATGTCACGCTGATCAGATGTCTCAGCAGCTAGAAGAAGTTGAGAGGACAGTTGAGGATTTGAAGCGGAAGATGCATGAGCTCTCATCCCTGAGAAATCAAACTGAAATGGCTACTGACATCAGAAAGAAAACTAAAAGTAGTCAATGTTCTAAAGTGAAACATTTGAAAAACAATCTGAACGTTGAAAAGTTAAGAGCAAGGCATAACAAGCTAAAATACAAGTTAGAAGCAAGTCGTTACAGTATTTTACATCACAAATTAGGTTGTCGAAAGATTGGTTTCATTCAGCTTCTACGTCACTTTGATGTACTCGATGAATCCTTTTTGCCTGTTTCAGGAAGTATACAAGACCAAACAAAG GATTGGAGTTGA